In the Duncaniella freteri genome, one interval contains:
- a CDS encoding DUF4422 domain-containing protein has translation MEETKQPRIKILVACHKADPNIRQDDIYMPIQVGKALHPELDLGFQCDNTGDNISEKNGSYCELTALYWAWKNLKDVDYIGLCHYRRYFDLTEEKLIKEISRNDIIIGEPNILPITIYDELVKWTSFEDVAILFDSLLELYPGCKKQIIEFYYLDNKFPKCNMFIMTKKMFDDYCEFLFSILELCENRIVKSPYKRQQRVLGYLAETLIGLWVGFNKNKHKYLKINECDESKNKLVDTINWIRNNIAFKLSKRLVKPQHIPYYTAVKVGLVADGIELLNLEE, from the coding sequence ATGGAAGAAACGAAACAGCCACGGATAAAGATACTTGTAGCTTGCCACAAGGCTGACCCGAATATCCGTCAGGATGATATATATATGCCAATACAGGTAGGCAAGGCACTCCATCCGGAGCTCGATCTGGGTTTCCAATGCGACAATACTGGCGACAACATCTCGGAGAAAAACGGTTCCTACTGCGAGCTCACCGCCCTCTACTGGGCTTGGAAAAACCTTAAAGATGTCGATTACATTGGACTATGCCACTATCGCCGCTATTTCGACTTGACAGAAGAAAAACTTATAAAAGAAATATCAAGGAACGATATAATTATTGGCGAACCAAATATATTGCCCATTACCATATATGATGAGTTGGTTAAATGGACTTCATTTGAAGATGTGGCCATACTCTTTGATTCATTGCTTGAACTTTACCCTGGTTGTAAAAAGCAAATTATTGAGTTTTATTATTTGGATAATAAATTTCCCAAATGCAATATGTTTATCATGACCAAAAAGATGTTTGATGACTATTGCGAATTCTTATTCAGCATTCTTGAATTATGTGAAAACAGGATTGTAAAGTCTCCATACAAAAGACAGCAGAGGGTATTGGGGTATTTAGCAGAAACATTAATCGGATTATGGGTGGGATTCAATAAGAATAAACATAAGTATCTTAAGATTAATGAATGCGATGAATCGAAAAACAAATTGGTCGATACGATAAACTGGATTAGAAATAATATTGCTTTTAAACTATCAAAACGGCTTGTAAAGCCACAACATATTCCTTATTATACAGCAGTCAAGGTGGGATTGGTTGCAGATGG
- a CDS encoding beta-1,6-N-acetylglucosaminyltransferase: protein MSRHAYCIIAHNDSYCLQTLVNLIDDDRNDIFIVSDKKADSLDLSVIKTIKSRLITPPDSQLIDIQWGDASLVKAELLAFRMALKQGKYEYLHLLSGCDLPLKDQDYIHGFFNSLKKGINLVGFAQGEFNKNDLAEKTDYYHFFIGKYRYPLRYVRWLFTVYRNTMVHLQKTIGFKRKWDMKLYKGSEWVSITSAFAKYLVDNEDLILKMFRYVSCADEIYKQTFIMASPYKETIFDTTLDFAGMTRKIDWSRGCPYTWHSHDFDELVNSEALFARKFSSLTDRNIIDRIANYLTNHGRNETATDKDTCSLPQG from the coding sequence ATGTCACGTCACGCATACTGCATAATTGCACACAACGACTCATATTGTCTTCAGACACTTGTCAATCTGATTGATGATGACCGTAATGATATTTTTATTGTATCTGATAAAAAAGCTGATTCATTGGATTTGTCTGTTATAAAGACCATTAAGAGCAGATTAATCACCCCCCCCGATTCTCAACTTATTGATATTCAGTGGGGTGATGCTTCTTTAGTCAAGGCCGAATTATTGGCGTTCAGAATGGCTTTAAAACAAGGGAAATATGAATATCTTCACCTGCTGTCTGGATGTGATTTGCCTTTAAAGGATCAAGATTATATTCATGGATTTTTTAATTCTCTAAAAAAGGGTATTAACCTCGTGGGATTTGCTCAAGGAGAGTTCAATAAGAATGATTTGGCGGAAAAAACAGATTATTATCATTTTTTCATAGGTAAATATCGATATCCATTACGATACGTCAGATGGTTGTTTACCGTCTATCGGAATACAATGGTACATCTGCAAAAAACAATAGGCTTCAAGCGCAAGTGGGACATGAAACTCTATAAAGGAAGTGAATGGGTTTCAATAACTTCGGCATTTGCCAAATATCTCGTAGATAATGAAGATTTAATATTAAAGATGTTCCGATATGTTTCATGTGCCGATGAAATATATAAGCAAACATTTATTATGGCATCGCCATACAAAGAAACGATTTTTGATACAACGCTTGATTTTGCCGGAATGACACGTAAAATCGACTGGTCTCGCGGGTGTCCATATACATGGCATAGCCATGATTTTGATGAGTTAGTGAACTCAGAAGCACTATTTGCACGAAAGTTCTCCTCATTAACAGACAGGAACATAATAGACAGAATAGCAAACTATTTAACCAATCATGGAAGAAACGAAACAGCCACGGATAAAGATACTTGTAGCTTGCCACAAGGCTGA
- a CDS encoding IS4 family transposase produces the protein MNAGRYIFSQIVDFLPKRKFERIMEHRTKNKVEDRTLGWQLSYWGQLLVLIFGQLLGCRSLRELSDITTAHRKKSFHLGFGKEAVDRNILSRCNTNRDWHVFEEFANHMIVLAQEARIDREFCIGGKFYAFDSSTIDLCMSVYDWAKFRSTKSGIKLHTQLDIVTQIPVMINITNASVHDVNAMDIIDYEPLAGYIFDRGYWDLDRLHKIEELGAFFVIREKAKPKFIVEDGLDMPENGNILQDYTVRFTGRRNASNYPSRIRRIVAYIPDLKRSFVFYTNNFFLSAEQIVFLYKNRWQVELFFKWIKQHLRVTTFWGNSETSVRIQIYAAICTYCVVAIIEHKMKLERNIYEVMRILGSSLLVKEHIKDLLTPEPVPAQIANCHPTLDLEFD, from the coding sequence ATGAATGCAGGACGATACATTTTCAGCCAGATTGTTGACTTTTTGCCAAAACGCAAATTTGAAAGAATCATGGAGCATCGTACCAAAAATAAGGTTGAGGACAGAACCCTCGGATGGCAGTTGTCTTATTGGGGACAGTTGCTTGTCCTTATATTCGGTCAACTGCTCGGATGTCGAAGTCTCCGTGAACTCTCGGATATCACTACAGCACATCGCAAGAAATCCTTTCATCTCGGATTTGGCAAAGAAGCGGTAGACCGTAATATTCTCTCCAGATGCAATACCAATCGTGATTGGCATGTGTTCGAGGAGTTCGCCAACCATATGATTGTGCTGGCTCAGGAAGCCCGTATAGACCGGGAATTTTGTATCGGCGGCAAGTTCTATGCGTTCGATTCCTCCACGATTGACCTTTGCATGAGTGTTTATGACTGGGCAAAGTTCAGAAGCACCAAGTCCGGCATTAAACTGCATACCCAACTTGATATAGTGACGCAGATTCCAGTTATGATAAACATCACCAATGCCTCGGTTCATGATGTAAATGCGATGGATATCATTGATTATGAACCGTTGGCCGGTTATATCTTCGACCGTGGATACTGGGACTTGGATAGGCTTCATAAGATTGAGGAACTTGGAGCCTTCTTTGTCATAAGAGAGAAGGCTAAGCCGAAGTTCATTGTCGAGGATGGTCTGGACATGCCCGAGAATGGAAACATTCTTCAAGATTATACCGTAAGGTTTACCGGTAGACGCAATGCATCCAATTACCCTTCCCGGATTAGACGTATTGTAGCGTATATCCCTGACCTGAAGAGAAGTTTTGTTTTTTACACAAATAATTTCTTCCTGTCTGCCGAACAGATTGTGTTCCTTTACAAGAACCGATGGCAGGTGGAGCTTTTCTTCAAATGGATCAAACAGCACCTTAGAGTCACCACATTCTGGGGTAATTCCGAGACATCCGTCAGAATACAAATTTATGCGGCTATATGCACTTACTGCGTTGTCGCAATAATCGAACATAAAATGAAACTTGAAAGAAACATCTACGAAGTCATGAGAATCCTCGGCAGCTCCCTGCTTGTCAAGGAGCATATCAAGGACTTGTTGACTCCAGAACCGGTGCCAGCACAAATAGCAAATTGCCATCCAACTCTTGACCTCGAATTTGATTAA
- the glf gene encoding UDP-galactopyranose mutase, protein MTNKYDYLVVGAGLFGATFAYLAKKQGKRCLVIDRRSHAGGNIYCEEIEGINVHKYGAHIFHTSDREVWDFVNTIVPFNRYTNSPVAQAPDGRLYNLPFNMNTFYQMWGVKTPAEAQTRLDEQRCEAIAAMKAEGVIEPRNLEEQALTLIGKDIYEQLIKGYTEKQWGRPCNELPAFIIRRLPVRMTFDNNYFNDSYQGIPIGGYNKLIDGFLDGIDIKLDADFFTDREYWESVADKIVFTGKIDEFYGYRFGKLEYRTVCFETIRFYTPNFQGNAVVNYTSSEVPYTRIIEHKHFELFGAAVYDNPWTVVSKEYSTEWCDGMEPFYPVNDAKNQEIYKKYRQLAEKEIDIIFGGRLAEYKYYDMAPIVRQVLNLFK, encoded by the coding sequence ATGACAAATAAATATGATTATCTGGTAGTAGGGGCCGGGTTGTTCGGTGCCACGTTTGCGTATCTTGCAAAAAAGCAGGGGAAACGGTGTCTTGTCATCGATAGACGGTCGCATGCGGGTGGCAATATCTACTGCGAGGAGATTGAGGGGATTAACGTGCATAAGTATGGGGCGCACATTTTCCATACTTCCGATCGTGAGGTATGGGATTTTGTCAACACCATCGTGCCGTTTAACCGCTACACTAACTCTCCTGTCGCGCAGGCTCCCGACGGTAGGCTATATAATCTGCCGTTCAACATGAACACGTTCTATCAGATGTGGGGAGTCAAGACCCCTGCTGAGGCTCAGACTCGGCTTGACGAGCAGCGTTGTGAAGCGATAGCTGCAATGAAAGCCGAAGGTGTCATAGAGCCGCGTAATCTTGAAGAACAGGCTCTTACTCTTATCGGTAAAGATATCTACGAGCAGCTTATAAAGGGCTATACAGAGAAGCAGTGGGGACGTCCATGCAATGAGCTGCCTGCGTTCATAATCCGCCGTCTGCCGGTGCGTATGACTTTCGACAACAATTATTTCAACGACTCATACCAAGGCATCCCCATAGGAGGCTACAACAAGCTGATTGACGGTTTTCTCGACGGTATAGATATAAAGCTCGATGCCGATTTTTTTACCGACCGTGAGTATTGGGAATCAGTTGCCGACAAGATCGTGTTCACCGGTAAGATTGATGAATTTTACGGCTATCGCTTCGGAAAACTCGAATACCGCACTGTGTGCTTTGAGACAATCAGATTCTATACCCCCAACTTCCAAGGCAATGCCGTAGTGAACTATACTTCATCAGAAGTGCCATATACCCGAATAATCGAGCATAAGCATTTCGAGTTATTCGGAGCCGCCGTATATGACAATCCCTGGACAGTCGTATCCAAAGAATATTCTACCGAATGGTGCGACGGTATGGAGCCATTCTATCCCGTTAATGACGCCAAAAATCAAGAGATCTACAAAAAATACCGCCAATTGGCTGAAAAAGAAATCGACATAATATTCGGTGGTCGTCTCGCCGAGTACAAATACTACGACATGGCTCCGATTGTCCGCCAGGTCCTGAATCTGTTTAAATAA
- a CDS encoding lipopolysaccharide biosynthesis protein: MGQISIKHQAASGMVWTAVERFGSQIVQFIIGIVLARLLLPDDYGLIGMLAIFMAISQTFLDCGFANALIQKKDRDEIDYSTVFYFNLAVALILYGILFFFAPIIADFYNQPILTEITRVYSLTLIVNALSIVQTARLSIDLDFKLQAKASIISILISGTIGIVLAYNGFGVWALVSQGLLSASIRTMILWICGNWMPLAVFSKTSFRSLFSFGSKLLCSSLINTIYQNLSTIIIGKAFQTAELGYFTRANQFARLPSDSATAIIIKVAYPILSRLQDNDQNLVNAYTQLLRPPVFLLYPVLFLLIVLAHPLIECFIGTKWLPCVPLLQILSLGQLWAPLTNINLNLLYVKGRSDLVLKLEFIKKPIAFVLLLGAAFCNVYAVCVALAVYDFIAFAFNCHYTDKFFNFGFRSQFRQILPIIGYSLAMSVLVSSVYFITESPYLQLIAGTIIGIVSYIAMSILFHDRSFQELKIQLLNLIGK; the protein is encoded by the coding sequence TTGGGACAAATATCGATTAAACATCAGGCGGCGAGTGGCATGGTTTGGACTGCCGTTGAACGTTTCGGATCACAGATTGTCCAGTTCATTATAGGCATAGTTCTTGCGCGGTTACTTTTGCCTGATGATTATGGACTTATTGGGATGTTGGCTATTTTTATGGCAATCTCCCAGACATTTCTAGACTGTGGCTTTGCAAACGCATTGATTCAGAAAAAGGATCGTGATGAAATAGACTACTCCACCGTATTCTATTTCAATTTGGCGGTAGCATTGATACTGTATGGAATATTGTTTTTTTTTGCTCCTATTATTGCTGATTTTTACAATCAACCCATACTCACAGAGATTACGCGTGTTTACTCGCTCACATTGATTGTCAACGCATTAAGCATTGTTCAGACCGCAAGACTGTCGATAGACCTAGATTTCAAACTTCAAGCTAAAGCATCGATAATCTCAATTTTAATATCAGGAACCATTGGAATAGTATTGGCATACAATGGTTTTGGTGTATGGGCACTTGTAAGCCAAGGTCTATTAAGTGCAAGTATCAGGACTATGATTCTATGGATATGCGGAAATTGGATGCCATTGGCTGTTTTCTCTAAAACTTCATTCCGTTCATTGTTTTCATTCGGGTCGAAGCTGCTTTGTAGTTCTTTAATCAACACGATCTATCAAAACCTATCAACCATAATAATTGGTAAGGCTTTTCAGACTGCGGAACTCGGATATTTCACTCGTGCTAACCAGTTTGCTCGTCTTCCGTCTGATTCAGCTACCGCTATTATCATAAAAGTGGCATATCCGATTCTTTCACGATTACAGGATAATGATCAAAATCTGGTTAATGCTTACACCCAGCTGTTGAGACCTCCAGTCTTTTTGCTTTATCCGGTATTATTTCTGCTTATCGTGCTTGCTCATCCCCTAATTGAATGTTTCATTGGTACTAAGTGGTTACCATGTGTGCCTTTGCTCCAGATATTGAGTCTGGGTCAATTATGGGCTCCATTGACCAATATCAATCTGAATCTGCTCTATGTTAAGGGGCGTTCAGATTTGGTGCTAAAACTGGAGTTTATAAAAAAGCCGATAGCATTTGTTCTTTTGCTTGGAGCCGCATTTTGTAATGTATATGCTGTGTGTGTGGCATTGGCAGTATATGATTTTATAGCTTTCGCATTTAATTGCCACTATACGGACAAGTTTTTTAATTTTGGATTTCGCAGCCAGTTTCGACAGATTTTACCGATTATAGGTTACAGCCTGGCTATGTCAGTATTGGTCAGCTCAGTATATTTTATTACTGAGAGCCCATATCTGCAACTTATAGCAGGTACGATTATCGGGATAGTTTCTTACATTGCAATGTCGATTCTTTTTCATGACAGGTCATTTCAGGAATTAAAGATTCAGTTACTAAATCTTATTGGGAAATGA
- a CDS encoding phosphorylcholine transferase LicD: MINLSEEIRNGYTVSTLSKRVWQIQLDMLGVLLKVCKKYNLKIWAEGGTLIGAIRHKGFIPWDDDIDMIMLRDDYTRLVEVAPIEFKYPYFFQAAETEKNYIRGHAQLRKSDTAAILPCDIWQNFNQGIFIDIFVADVLPDNSNGLRERIYTALETKRSRMYNALYGSLLSRHPIKYLKDYLSVRKIGVLNSYVSMCSLIVDSPIKSTQMADVLFSSLHHKKITRELSWYKETLMLPFEDIEVPVPSGYNEILMTQYGDYMKPVKAPTMHGEVFFNLDIPYTDVLKELRRKASLKSKLKHFFSFGTNID, translated from the coding sequence ATGATTAATTTATCTGAAGAAATCAGGAATGGTTATACAGTTTCAACCTTGTCAAAACGTGTGTGGCAAATACAACTTGATATGCTTGGTGTGCTTCTAAAAGTATGCAAAAAGTATAATTTGAAGATTTGGGCTGAAGGAGGAACTTTAATTGGTGCTATACGTCACAAAGGATTCATACCATGGGATGATGACATAGATATGATTATGTTACGTGATGACTATACAAGATTGGTAGAAGTCGCACCTATAGAGTTTAAATATCCATATTTCTTTCAAGCAGCAGAGACCGAGAAGAATTATATTCGAGGTCATGCCCAATTAAGAAAGTCTGATACGGCGGCGATCCTTCCTTGTGACATTTGGCAGAATTTCAATCAAGGTATATTTATTGATATTTTTGTGGCGGATGTTTTGCCGGATAACTCCAATGGGCTGCGAGAGAGAATATATACAGCATTGGAAACTAAACGGTCAAGAATGTATAATGCGCTTTACGGTTCGTTGCTTAGTAGGCATCCGATTAAATATTTAAAAGATTATTTATCAGTCAGAAAAATTGGGGTGTTAAATAGTTATGTTTCAATGTGTTCTCTAATTGTAGATTCTCCTATAAAATCCACTCAAATGGCTGATGTTTTATTCTCATCTTTGCACCACAAAAAGATTACAAGAGAATTGAGTTGGTACAAAGAAACCTTGATGCTCCCCTTTGAGGATATAGAAGTGCCAGTTCCCTCCGGATATAATGAGATTTTAATGACACAATATGGAGATTACATGAAACCAGTTAAAGCTCCTACAATGCATGGGGAAGTATTTTTTAATCTTGATATCCCCTATACTGATGTGCTAAAAGAACTGCGTCGTAAGGCTTCGCTTAAATCAAAGCTTAAACACTTCTTTTCGTTTGGGACAAATATCGATTAA
- a CDS encoding NAD-dependent epimerase/dehydratase family protein, with protein MRTITRIKELSLLPLNWEKLDRSKILIVGASGLIGSAFAHTLLTNPNLKCEIYVMGRSFDRLKTIFGEYIGNENFHIIEHDIVNPLSCAENFDYIVDCASNANPANFNQKPVETILTNVLGVQNLLDYSKTHGLKRFLFVSSGEVYGETGGENCNEEADGYIDILNPRGCYPLSKRLSENLCISYVDEYNLDVVIARPCHIFGPNFLDTDDRAYAQFLRKAAHGEDIELNSPGLLKRSWCYIIDCVSGLLYILLNGASSNAYNISDIAMTIRDFAEAVAIGAGVKVKFNIPKDLNPPIISQGILDSTKLRSLGWKPCGDIILNIKECISDMTSIDK; from the coding sequence ATGAGGACAATTACTCGAATTAAAGAATTGAGTTTACTTCCTTTAAATTGGGAGAAACTTGATAGATCAAAAATACTGATTGTCGGCGCATCCGGATTGATAGGTAGTGCGTTTGCTCATACATTATTGACAAATCCAAATTTGAAATGCGAAATATATGTGATGGGTAGATCCTTTGATCGATTAAAGACGATTTTTGGAGAGTACATTGGGAATGAAAATTTCCATATTATAGAACATGATATTGTCAACCCATTATCATGTGCAGAGAATTTTGATTACATAGTGGATTGTGCAAGTAATGCTAATCCAGCGAACTTTAATCAAAAACCGGTAGAGACAATCCTAACAAATGTTCTAGGCGTTCAGAATCTACTTGACTATAGCAAAACGCATGGATTAAAAAGATTCCTTTTTGTTTCTTCAGGGGAAGTTTATGGAGAGACTGGTGGTGAAAATTGTAACGAAGAAGCAGATGGATATATAGATATTCTCAATCCAAGGGGATGTTATCCTTTATCTAAGAGATTATCTGAAAACTTGTGTATTAGTTATGTTGATGAGTATAATCTTGATGTAGTAATAGCACGTCCATGTCACATATTCGGACCGAACTTTCTTGATACTGATGATAGAGCCTATGCGCAATTTTTAAGAAAGGCCGCTCATGGAGAGGATATTGAGCTCAATAGTCCTGGTCTTCTGAAACGATCTTGGTGCTATATTATAGATTGTGTATCTGGATTGCTATATATTTTGTTAAATGGTGCTTCGTCAAATGCGTATAATATTTCGGATATTGCTATGACAATCAGAGATTTTGCTGAGGCTGTTGCAATAGGAGCGGGAGTAAAGGTGAAATTTAACATTCCAAAAGATTTGAATCCGCCAATAATATCGCAAGGAATATTAGATTCTACAAAATTAAGATCTTTAGGATGGAAACCATGCGGGGATATTATCTTAAATATAAAGGAATGTATAAGTGATATGACCTCTATTGATAAATAA
- a CDS encoding 2-C-methyl-D-erythritol 4-phosphate cytidylyltransferase, which produces MSNYALIIAGGSGNRMGQDIPKQFMHVDNCPIIIHTLKAFQLHPNIDAIGVVCLQGWETVLQSYANQFSIDKLRWMFEGGENGQRSIYNGLVGLKDAGCEDDDLVLIHDAVRPLISQDIISSNIAICKRYGYAITGIKCKEAILESEDGFSSKVSIPRDKLIRTQTPQTFRLKNILAAHKLAAENNITNSVASCTLIAELGLSEMHIVPGSEKNIKVTTIEDLEILKALMHISKENWLK; this is translated from the coding sequence ATGAGTAATTATGCACTTATAATCGCTGGAGGTTCAGGAAACCGAATGGGGCAGGATATACCAAAGCAGTTTATGCATGTAGATAACTGTCCTATCATAATCCATACCCTTAAAGCGTTTCAATTACACCCAAACATAGATGCGATAGGTGTTGTATGTCTGCAAGGGTGGGAAACAGTTTTACAATCATATGCAAACCAGTTCTCAATAGATAAGCTTCGATGGATGTTTGAGGGTGGCGAAAATGGTCAAAGATCCATTTATAATGGACTTGTGGGGCTTAAAGACGCAGGGTGTGAGGATGACGATCTTGTATTGATTCATGATGCTGTAAGACCCCTTATATCGCAAGACATAATCTCTTCGAACATAGCCATATGTAAACGATATGGTTATGCTATAACCGGAATCAAATGTAAAGAAGCTATTTTAGAAAGTGAAGATGGTTTCAGTTCTAAGGTTTCAATTCCGAGAGATAAATTAATTAGAACACAAACACCTCAAACATTTAGGCTTAAAAACATTTTGGCTGCTCATAAGCTCGCAGCAGAAAATAATATTACAAATTCTGTGGCTTCATGCACCTTGATTGCTGAATTAGGATTATCAGAGATGCATATTGTGCCAGGGTCTGAGAAGAATATTAAAGTTACAACAATTGAAGATTTGGAAATCCTAAAAGCCTTGATGCACATCTCAAAGGAAAATTGGTTAAAATGA
- a CDS encoding phage integrase SAM-like domain-containing protein, which yields MSDNKRYSNKQFLEFFRSRLSGVSSESGMRYRKTISELEIFLAGHRIHVADLSEMMMADWAIDLLCQGLAVSTVTRHLNSLNGMVKDAAKAGMIKQNNAARSISKSLSELRSVPALLGVSVFDGILSFLRDSLKEREDNRYNVFMDMVLFSMLNGAISLDSVSRLKKENMQDYDGVSLSILMRNIGKRRDYVFNIHQSELTSRQLKVAISSGVRSVFKSHIDELEFEPDELVRSMWVACVVRSGLSASEALGYVGDSAPYSIPEFCTPASVPNDGKNACMSVVNTMLTSGMPRWYVMQMRKGVRYDELRKEIYDKIRPCPLLYYPCETILKRSGNRKRKKERPFIDRTVFFRSYPEKIMPMFNAIGDKAWCYRVLGIPGSPYAVVPQHDMERFQRAIGLFTPDIEIHPLGSLTPKLGETVILIKAGFGNRVATVEDIIKTECGSAIFRVKLDTDNGYEFRIDVHACQLERI from the coding sequence ATGTCTGATAACAAGAGATATTCAAACAAGCAGTTTCTCGAATTTTTCCGATCAAGACTTTCCGGCGTCAGTTCAGAAAGCGGTATGAGATACCGTAAGACAATATCCGAACTAGAAATATTCCTTGCTGGTCATCGTATCCATGTTGCTGATCTGTCGGAAATGATGATGGCTGACTGGGCTATAGATCTGTTGTGCCAGGGACTTGCCGTGAGTACAGTCACAAGGCATTTGAACAGCCTTAACGGTATGGTCAAGGACGCTGCTAAAGCGGGGATGATCAAACAGAATAATGCCGCAAGGTCGATTTCCAAATCGCTCTCCGAACTTAGAAGTGTCCCCGCGCTTTTGGGTGTCTCCGTCTTTGACGGTATCCTTTCCTTTCTACGTGATTCATTGAAGGAACGAGAAGACAATAGGTACAATGTATTTATGGACATGGTCCTGTTCTCTATGCTTAATGGGGCGATTTCTCTTGATAGTGTGAGCCGTCTAAAAAAAGAGAATATGCAGGATTATGACGGAGTGAGCCTCTCCATTCTGATGCGCAACATTGGCAAAAGGAGGGACTATGTTTTTAACATACATCAGTCGGAACTCACATCTCGTCAGCTGAAAGTTGCAATCTCCTCCGGCGTGCGTTCCGTTTTCAAGTCCCACATTGATGAACTGGAGTTCGAGCCCGACGAACTTGTGCGATCAATGTGGGTAGCATGTGTCGTCAGGAGCGGTCTGTCGGCTTCGGAAGCATTGGGGTATGTCGGAGATTCCGCCCCATACTCGATTCCGGAATTCTGTACCCCGGCATCAGTTCCGAATGATGGCAAAAATGCATGTATGTCCGTTGTAAATACAATGCTGACCAGCGGGATGCCGAGGTGGTACGTCATGCAGATGCGCAAAGGTGTTAGATATGACGAACTGCGTAAGGAAATATACGATAAAATCCGTCCTTGCCCATTGCTGTACTATCCCTGCGAGACAATTTTAAAGCGGAGCGGCAATAGAAAGAGAAAGAAAGAACGTCCATTCATAGATCGGACAGTGTTCTTTAGGAGCTATCCCGAAAAAATCATGCCTATGTTCAATGCCATAGGTGACAAGGCATGGTGTTACCGTGTCCTTGGTATCCCCGGTTCGCCCTATGCAGTAGTTCCCCAACACGATATGGAACGTTTTCAGAGGGCGATAGGCTTGTTCACTCCCGACATCGAAATCCATCCTCTTGGTTCATTGACCCCCAAACTGGGGGAAACGGTCATACTGATTAAGGCGGGTTTTGGCAACCGCGTCGCCACGGTGGAGGATATCATCAAAACTGAGTGCGGATCTGCGATATTCCGTGTGAAGCTTGATACCGACAATGGGTATGAGTTCCGTATAGATGTTCATGCGTGCCAACTAGAACGAATATAG
- the rd gene encoding rubredoxin, whose translation MKKYICNVCEYVYDPANGDPESGIPAGTAFEDIPDDWTCPLCGVGKDDFSPVDE comes from the coding sequence ATGAAAAAGTACATCTGTAATGTTTGCGAATATGTATATGACCCTGCAAACGGAGACCCTGAAAGCGGCATTCCTGCCGGAACTGCCTTTGAAGATATACCCGATGATTGGACATGCCCATTGTGTGGCGTCGGCAAAGATGATTTCAGCCCTGTTGACGAGTAA